The window ttctttctgCTGTAAGTCTTAAGACTTTCAGGTTTGTGACCATGtcccaaatttttcatttttttaacaaacgcCCTTTTATTGTCAacattactattttttattttaagcgccAATCGGgccaaattttcataaaaaaaataactggtCGTCGGATTTAAATTTGTGATGACTACACTGTTTGACATTTCCGAAAGTGCCATATAACAATCCCTGAAAAGGGCGTTGTACGTACTCAcagcaacaaaaacaaaatacaaaaatacctCAAATTCACATCTTTGTCATTTGGCCGCTTTTCAAACAAAGCGATATATTTCAAAACCCTTGTTACAATATCGGAAACGCCAGTGCTGTTTTCTTGActcttttttatgattttaatcCACTGATTTATCGCGGAATCCTCATCTTTGGGTGTTTCCTCGTCACTTATTCGTTGCTTTGCTAATTTTGCATAGTGTTCAAACGCGAGTCTGATCTCAGTTATGCTTTTATTGGGGAGAAATTTTTGAACTGCGGCGATGTTATTTGTGCCGCATTCTCGCAAAGCTAGCAAGAGTTTCCTCTTTTCGGCCACACTCCACGTGTTCACTAA of the Tribolium castaneum strain GA2 chromosome 1, icTriCast1.1, whole genome shotgun sequence genome contains:
- the LOC103312564 gene encoding uncharacterized protein LOC103312564, whose protein sequence is MNTWSVAEKRKLLLALRECGTNNIAAVQKFLPNKSITEIRLAFEHYAKLAKQRISDEETPKDEDSAINQWIKIIKKSQENSTGVSDIVTRVLKYIALFEKRPNDKDVNLRDCYMALSEMSNSVVITNLNPTTSYFFYENLARLALKIKNSNVDNKRAFVKKMKNLGHGHKPESLKTYSRKKKKVNVILNPLYIPDNLLKTGDDSN